The Micromonospora violae DNA segment CTGCTCGGCCGGCAGCAGCTTCACCCCCTGCGCCTCGCTGAAATGCGCCAACGCGCAGACCACGTCCTGCGGTCGGACGTCGGCCCGCCGGGCCACCCGCAGTGTCTTGTCCCGATGTTGGAAGGAACTGGGGTCGACCTCGTTGAGAGCGGCGGCCACGAAGGCCGGCGCGGCCATCTCGGCGTCGGAGAGCACCTCGACCGGGGCTTTGAGCAGTTTCCGTACGCCGTCGGCGAGGGTGCCGTTGAACATTCGCAGCACCTGGCGGACCTGCTGGTCGACAGCCTGGGCGCAGAGCGCGGCGTGCAGGTTGCCCACGTCGTCCTGGTGCAGCAGGGCCAGCCCGGTCGCGCCGGCCAGGCCGGCGGCCTCGAAGGTGGCCACGTCCAGCCGGTCCGAGCGGACCACCCGGACCCCTCGCAGCCCGGCCACGTCCGGGCCGTTGCTGCGGTAACGCTCCGGCACCACAACTGTCACCCGGGCTCCGCCCGCCGGCAGTTCGGATTCGAGCATCGCCCGGGCCACGTAGTAGGCGAGCGCGTCCTTACCGCAGACCACGTAGTGCGGGCGCGGATCACCGACGGACCGTAGCCGCCAGTTCCACTCGACCGCCCGTCGCGCCCGGTCCCGCCACGGCTCCGCCATGCCCGGATCGTAATCAGCACGACCTTGTTGGGCGACCCCGTCCGGATCATCCCGAGACCAGGTATGTCCGCCTCGACGGCGGGTAGAGCAGCGACATGCAGACCTTCCTCCCGTACCCGGACTTCCTGGCCAGCGCCCGGACGCTGGACCAGAGGCGGCTGGGCAAACAGCGGGTGGAGACCATCCAGGTGCTGCGGGGGCTCACCCGACCCGGGTACGGCTGGCGCAACCACCCGGCGGTGAAGATGTGGGCCGGGTACGAGGAGGCGCTGGTCCGCTACGGGTTGGACATGTGTGCGGTCTGGACCGAACCGGGGCGGGCCGACACCTGCGCCAGCACGATGACGGTCGACCTCGCCGCCGCCTGCGGGGCGGGCGTCGTCCGGACCCAGGCCGAGCTGGCCCGAGCCGGTGAGCTGCCACCCTGGCTGGGCCGTGACGACCTGCACCTGAGTCACCGCTCGTCGTTGCTGCGCAAGGATCCGGCTCACTACGGCCCACTGTTCGGCGACGACGTGCCGGCGGACCTGGAGTACGTCTGGCCCGCCTCCGACCGCCCCCGCCGTTGCCTGCCAGCCGAGTGAGCCACTTTGCGGGAGACTGACCCAATGGCGCTGTCGCAAGTGGTGGGTCGGCTGATCGGCGTACGGCGGCACCAGGTGGACCCGGGCGGTGGTGGCGCCGACCGGGTGCCGCGACCGGTCACGGCGCTGGTGGTGGGTGGCGGCATCGCCGGCATGTCGGCGGCGGTGGTGCTGGCCGAGCGGGGGGTGGCGGTCACCGTGCTGGAGGCGGCACCGACGCTCGGCGGTCGACTGGGCGCCTGGCCGGAGGCACTCGTCGACGGCAGCCAGCAGAACGAGCACGGCTTCCACGCGTTCTTCCGGCAGTACTACAACTGGCGGTCCATCCTCCGCCGGATCGACAGTGACCTGGGCTTCCTCAAGCCCATCCGGGGTTACCCGATTCTCAGCGAGCAGTGGCCGACCGAGGAGTTCGGCAGGTTGCCGCCCGCGCCGCCGGCGAACCTGCTCGCGCTGCTGTTGCGCAGCCCCAGCCTGCGCCTGGCCGACCTTCGACTGATGGACCGGGACGCCGCGTTGCCGCTGCTCAGCTACGACCCGGTGCGCACCTACGCCGACCTGGACGACACCACCGCTGATGAGTTGCTGGCGTCGCTGCGACTGCCGGACCGGGCGCGGGCGATGCTGTTCGAGGTCTTCTCGCACTCGTTCTTCAACCACGAGGCGGAGATGTCGGCCGCCGAGATGGTCGCCCAGTTCCACTTCTATCTGCTCGGCAACCCGGAAGGGCTGGCCTTCGACTGTCCCGACGAGGACTACGCCACGGCGATCTGGGAGCCGCTGACCCGGCACGTGCAGCGGCACGGCGGCCGGGTCCGCACCAACTGCGCCGCGACCGGGGTGCACCGCGACGCCGCAGGCTGGCGGGTGACGACCACCGACGGCGGCAGCCACCCGGCCGGTCACGTCGTGCTCGCTGTCGACCCGCCGGCGCTCGCCGCGCTGGTCGCGGCCTCGCCGGACCTGGCCGAGCAGGCACCGGAGCTGGCGGCACGGATGCCGGCCTTTGGCACCCCCGGCCCGCCGTACGCGGTGGCGCGCTACTGGTGTGCCGGCGACGTGGCCGCCGACCGGGCGGTGTTCAGCGGGGTGTCCCGCCAGCCCACGCTGGACTCGGTGACGCTGTACCACCGGCTGGAGAACGAGCCTCGGCGCTGGGCACAGCGGACCGGCGGGTCGGTCGTCGAGCTGCACGCGTACGCCTGCGAGCCCGGTGTGCCGGCCGAGGAGTTGGCCGAGCGGATGCGCCGCGAGTTGGTCGCGCTCTGGCCGGAGGCCGGCGACCTGCGGGTCCGCGAGCTGCGGGCCCGGGTCCAGGCGCAGGCGCCGGCGTTCACGCCGGGCAGCCACGCCTGGCGACCGGGGGTACGCACCGACGCGGACGGCCTCTACCTGGCCGGCGACGGCATCGCCACGGACTTTCCGACCGCGTTGATGGAACGCTCGGCCGCGACCGGGATCATCGCCGCGAACCACATCCTGCGTGCCGAGGGTGGCGCGGCCGAGCCGGTGCACTCGATCCGTCCGCGCGGGCTGCTGGCCGGCCGGGCCAGGGCAAATCGACAAAACCTGACATAAGCCACGGTACGCTGCCGTACGCTCGAATGATCAACCGTCGATCGGCCGGGCGGGAGGGCAGCGGGAGATGTCACCACTGCACCGCGCCGGCGCGGAGGACGGCCCGTCGGACGACGAAATCAGCCGCGACGACGCGTACCCGCTGATCCGCGACGAACGAGCCTGCATCGTCACCGCGCTCCGCCTGGGCTGGTGGATGGCGGACGCCTACCACCACGGGCAGCACGCGGAGCCCCGCGCCTTCGTCGACGCCCGCCCAGCCGTACCGCCGGCCAAACTCTCCAACCTCACCGAGATGTCCGCCCACCGGCGGATGCGGATGTACCTCGACGGGGTGGACGTGGCCCTGGCCCAGATCGCCGACCTCACCCGGCACACCGGGCCGGTGCCCGACACGTCGGCCGCCCGAACCCTACTGCCCGACCTGGGCCAGCCCGACCCCGCCGACCCGGTGCCGCTGCTGCTCGCCCTCGACGACCTCAACGTGGAGGTGCTGCGCTGGGCGATGGCCACCAACCACCGGGTCGGGCTGGCGTACCGACTGGGCCGGTCAGTGGCCGACACCGTCCGCGCCGGCGACGTCACCCAACTGCTGCGACAGTTCGGCGGTCGGCAGGTGCAGATCAGCCGCTGGCTGGATGAGCTGGCCAGCGTGCTGCCGCCGTACTCGGCGGCGGTGGTGCGCCGGTCGCTGGCAGCCTGGGCGAGCGCGGTCGACCGCGCCGGCCACGGAGACCCGACCGCGCCCACGCCCGCTGCACTGAGCCGGGCGCTGCGCGGTCAGGGTGACCTCTGGCGGGACGTGCTCACCGGCGGTCTGCACCCGCGCGACCTGCTCGACGAGGAGGACTACGCGGTGATCGCCCGGAACCTGATCATCCGGGACCGCCGGCTGGTCGCGCAGGCGGCCCGGGGCATCTTCTGGCCGGTGCTCGTACCCCTGCTGCTGGTGCTCTTCGCGGTCGTCGGGGTGAGCGCCGCCGCGGCCGCCGGCTCACCGACCACCCGGGCCACCGTCGCCCTGGTGGGCCTCGGCGCCGGGCTGGCCGCGATCTGGCGGTCGGTCTCCGGGCCCGCGCTGGCGGTCGCCGGTGAGGTCAACCGACCCCTGCTGGACAGCGAACTGACCGCACGGATGGCCCTGCGGCTGAACCGGCCGCTGACCACCGCGCAGACCTCGGCGAAAGCAGCTCCCCGCACCCGCCGTCAGCGGGGCCCCGAGGAGACCGGCCGATCGAAATACGTTGCCCGTGTCACCCGCGTCGACCTACCGTGAGCGCGCAAGGTCAACCACCACCGCGGGAGCAGCTCATGACGATGTCGCACGTCACCACCGTGCCGTCGACGCTGCCCGGTGACGGTTGCCGAGCGGAAGGTCCCCGGGCGGGCCGGCCCGACTGACGCGTACCCGTACGCGCTGAGCCGCCCCGTCCGACCGCCGGACCGGGCGGCTTCTTGCTGTCCGTCAGCACCCGGTCCGTCGTCAGCTCGTTCGTCGCCAACATGAAGGGAGATCCCGGTGGACGCCGTCCTCGTCATCAACGCCGACCTCGGCCCGCTGCACCGGGTCAC contains these protein-coding regions:
- a CDS encoding FAD-dependent oxidoreductase, encoding MALSQVVGRLIGVRRHQVDPGGGGADRVPRPVTALVVGGGIAGMSAAVVLAERGVAVTVLEAAPTLGGRLGAWPEALVDGSQQNEHGFHAFFRQYYNWRSILRRIDSDLGFLKPIRGYPILSEQWPTEEFGRLPPAPPANLLALLLRSPSLRLADLRLMDRDAALPLLSYDPVRTYADLDDTTADELLASLRLPDRARAMLFEVFSHSFFNHEAEMSAAEMVAQFHFYLLGNPEGLAFDCPDEDYATAIWEPLTRHVQRHGGRVRTNCAATGVHRDAAGWRVTTTDGGSHPAGHVVLAVDPPALAALVAASPDLAEQAPELAARMPAFGTPGPPYAVARYWCAGDVAADRAVFSGVSRQPTLDSVTLYHRLENEPRRWAQRTGGSVVELHAYACEPGVPAEELAERMRRELVALWPEAGDLRVRELRARVQAQAPAFTPGSHAWRPGVRTDADGLYLAGDGIATDFPTALMERSAATGIIAANHILRAEGGAAEPVHSIRPRGLLAGRARANRQNLT
- a CDS encoding MSMEG_6728 family protein, encoding MQTFLPYPDFLASARTLDQRRLGKQRVETIQVLRGLTRPGYGWRNHPAVKMWAGYEEALVRYGLDMCAVWTEPGRADTCASTMTVDLAAACGAGVVRTQAELARAGELPPWLGRDDLHLSHRSSLLRKDPAHYGPLFGDDVPADLEYVWPASDRPRRCLPAE